A section of the Hevea brasiliensis isolate MT/VB/25A 57/8 chromosome 17, ASM3005281v1, whole genome shotgun sequence genome encodes:
- the LOC110643405 gene encoding protein KINESIN LIGHT CHAIN-RELATED 3 yields MPGIVVDGINEEAVVNEMDGPIKENAMSNKSPRSTLSPQSPCSAALDHPAGTVPVGEVVIDEVAVDGGTAHGVVDTSIEQLYENVCDLQSSDLSPSRHSFRSEGEESRIDSELGHLVGGEMREVEIMEEEEVDKPEHDTHSISSSTKAGSSGSKKSGKLDRNQSASTKSISSNTSKKGSHLALDSEVSSKLSPNGKSRLERPPIDKQNDKNLKKANGVAKSTKKRRNSPLGGLKLKNGTEDSSESGLDNPDLGRFLLKQARDLISSGDNPQKALELALRATKSFEICANGKPSLELVMSLHVVAAIYCSIGQYNEAIPVLEHSIEIPVIEEGQEHALAKFAGHMQLGDTYAMLGQLENSTKSYTTGLKVQKQVLGETDPRVGETCRYLAEAHVQALQFDEAQRLCKMALDIHSENGTPASLEEAAGRRLMGLICETKGDHEAALEHLVLASMAMVANGQEAEVASVDCSIGDTYLSLSRYDEAAFAYQKALTAFKTAKGENHPAVASVFVRLADLCNKTGKLKESKSYCENALRIYEKPMPGIPPEEIATGLTDVSAIYESMNELEQAIKLLQKALKIYNDAPGQQSTIAGIEAQMGVMYYMLGNYSESYNSFKDAILKLRASGERKTAFFGIALNQMGLACVQRYSISEAAELFEEAKIILEQECGPYHPDTLGVYSNLAGTYDAMGRLDDAIEILEHVVGMREEKLGTANPDVDDEKKRLAELLKEAGRVRSRKAKSLENLLDSNSPSINKDDLTVL; encoded by the exons ATGCCTGGAATCGTCGTGGATGGAATTAATGAGGAAGCTGTAGTAAATGAAATGGATGGACCCATTAAAGAAAATGCAATGTCAAATAAGTCCCCTAGGAGTACATTGAGTCCACAAAGCCCTTGCAGCGCAGCCCTAGACCATCCAGCTGGTACAGTGCCTGTTGGTGAGGTGGTTATTGATGAGGTGGCTGTTGATGGGGGGACTGCTCATGGTGTGGTTGACACTTCTATTGAGCAGCTTTATGAGAATGTCTGTGATTTGCAGAGTTCTGATCTATCGCCCTCAAGGCATAGTTTTAGATCTGAAGGTGAGGAGTCTAGGATTGATTCAGAATTGGGCCATCTTGTGggaggagagatgagagaggttGAGATAATGGAAGAGGAAGAGGTAGACAAGCCAGAGCATGACACTCATAGTATCTCCTCTTCTACGAAGGCAGGTTCATCTGGGAGTAAGAAGTCAGGAAAATTGGACAGGAACCAATCTGCAAGTACCAAATCCATTTCTTCTAACACCTCAAAGAAAGGTTCTCACTTAGCATTGGACTCTGAAGTATCATCGAAGTTGAGTCCTAATGGAAAAAGTCGTCTAGAGAGACCCCCTATTGATAAGCAAAACGATAAGAATTTGAAAAAAGCAAATGGAGTAGCCAAATCAACAAAGAAGCGAAGGAATTCCCCATTGGGAGGATTGAAGTTGAAGAATGGAACTGAGGATTCATCTGAATCAGGATTGGACAATCCGGATCTTGGGCGATTTTTGCTAAAGCAAGCAAGGGATTTGATTTCTTCGGGAGATAATCCTCAGAAGGCTCTTGAATTAGCTCTTCGAGCAACTAAATCATTTGAAATTTGTGCAAATGGGAAACCCAGTTTAGAATTGGTGATGAGCCTGCATGTTGTGGCGGCAATATACTGCAGCATAGGCCAGTACAATGAGGCAATTCCTGTTCTTGAGCACTCAATTGAGATTCCAGTGATTGAGGAAGGCCAAGAGCATGCCCTTGCTAAGTTTGCTGGTCACATGCAGTTGGGTGATACTTATGCAATGCTGGGTCAACTTGAGAATTCAACAAAGTCCTACACAACAGGGTTGAAAGTCCAGAAACAAGTTCTGGGAGAAACAGACCCTAGAGTTGGTGAGACCTGTAGGTATTTGGCTGAAGCCCATGTTCAAGCATTGCAGTTTGATGAAGCTCAGAGGCTTTGTAAGATGGCGCTAGACATTCATAGTGAGAATGGCACACCTGCTTCTCTTGAAGAAGCAGCTGGTCGGAGGCTCATGGGCCTCATTTGTGAAACAAAGGGAGATCATGAAGCTGCTCTTGAGCATCTTGTTTTAGCCAGCATGGCTATGGTGGCAAATGGCCAGGAAGCTGAGGTTGCCTCTGTTGATTGTAGCATTGGAGATACTTACTTATCTTTGTCTAGATATGATGAGGCTGCTTTTGCTTATCAAAAAGCTCTGACCGCTTTTAAGACCGCAAAAGGAGAGAATCATCCAGCTGTTGCTTCAGTATTTGTACGCCTGGCTGATTTATGCAACAAAACTGGGAAATTAAAAGAATCTAAATCATACTGTGAGAATGCCCTTCGGATCTATGAAAAACCCATGCCTGGCATCCCTCCAGAGGAGATTGCAACTGGTCTCACTGATGTTTCTGCTATATATGAATCAATGAATGAGCTTGAGCAAGCAATCAAGTTGCTGCAGAAggcattaaaaatatataatgatgCCCCTGGTCAGCAGAGCACAATAGCTGGAATTGAAGCCCAAATGGGGGTCATGTACTACATGCTGGGGAATTATTCTGAATCTTACAACTCCTTCAAGGATGCAATTTTAAAGCTCCGTGCAAGTGGAGAGAGGAAAACTGCTTTCTTTGGCATTGCTCTTAACCAAATGGGTCTTGCTTGTGTGCAGCGTTACTCTATAAGTGAGGCTGCAGAATTGTTTGAAGAAGCTAAGATTATTTTGGAACAAGAGTGTGGACCATATCACCCTGACACTCTTGGGGTGTATAGCAATCTTGCTGGGACTTATGATGCAATGGGCAG GTTGGATGATGCAATTGAGATCTTGGAGCATGTTGTTGGGATGAGGGAGGAAAAACTTGGGACAGCAAATCCAGATGTAGATGATGAGAAGAAGAGGTTAGCTGAGTTGTTGAAAGAAGCAGGAAGAGTTCGAAGCAGAAAAGCCAAGTCACTTGAGAATCTCCTTGATTCCAACTCTCCTAGCATAAACAAAGATGATCTTACAGTATTGTAA